The Candidatus Manganitrophus noduliformans genome includes a window with the following:
- a CDS encoding outer membrane beta-barrel protein, protein MPRLLIAMIVAFLLTVNVSRAETFEAKDGLYIGADLIVNVPEQDLSGDFAEVDPGSGFRLNLGYRFPIPLALEVEFGASGHMVDDEDAGIAFLAINLRYFPLTFSFAGMPAEAFFRAGFGSYALVIDGVRDGSGRRDDLELTGDGFDVGIGIEIYPRPQFSVVFGVTQRFVEYDELDYLDFELIEDVKGAMTTVNAGIKYHF, encoded by the coding sequence ATGCCGAGGCTTCTAATCGCAATGATCGTTGCGTTTCTTCTGACGGTGAATGTATCCCGCGCAGAAACCTTTGAGGCAAAAGACGGATTGTATATCGGGGCGGATCTGATCGTGAACGTCCCTGAGCAAGACCTCAGCGGCGACTTTGCCGAGGTTGATCCCGGCTCCGGATTCCGTCTCAACCTGGGTTATCGCTTTCCCATTCCTCTTGCCCTTGAGGTTGAATTCGGGGCTTCTGGGCATATGGTGGATGATGAAGACGCGGGAATTGCGTTTTTGGCGATAAATCTCCGTTACTTTCCATTGACCTTTTCTTTTGCGGGCATGCCGGCGGAAGCCTTTTTTCGGGCGGGGTTCGGCTCATATGCTCTCGTCATTGACGGGGTCAGAGACGGCTCCGGCCGTCGAGACGACCTTGAATTGACCGGGGACGGGTTCGACGTCGGGATCGGAATAGAGATATATCCTCGGCCGCAATTCAGCGTCGTGTTCGGGGTGACGCAACGGTTTGTGGAGTATGACGAACTCGATTACCTCGACTTCGAATTAATTGAGGATGTGAAAGGGGCAATGACCACCGTAAATGCCGGTATAAAATATCATTTCTAA
- a CDS encoding cytochrome ubiquinol oxidase subunit I encodes MKRNFLAPPFFISFFLLTLCLFQPAFAEEPVPSGAISGEVSKDIYYQGGGPVSGPPAPKMSYPESYGRTGGIDGRSLLWFFIQQHFFMGSFILGVPMIAWMIELFGHLRRRGHREQSEKQDSLAREIMEIGMPFYPITIFFGVALLGAFLFLYNSFFQYMAQLFRPVVYLYALCFILESILLYGYTLTWERWRRGDRKWLHLSIGALTVTNGVVIVCLANAWMAFMMSPAGIDSEGRYLGSVWRIMHTALWNPLNVHRILASIMFSGAVIAAYAAYKMLTTRDPARRAHFDWMGHVNIMIAIVNLFLLPFAGYWFAKMIFIYRQRMGVTLMGGQMSWPFVIQAMLIGLIFMTVTYYLWQGTSRMNGSERYNYLVKYLLIILTVSFIIWTTPHTLPASQSEVKQMGGAQHPIVGYYGTMAAKNTAINTMILAFGLCMIIFKRCNKEITVAWRKWGNAALIALFGGAELIVIYLGVSGFYVPANVRVRFAFPQFMAAMIALGGGYLLNWLMLRRSRSLGPIQWGKLPVGGAIALFSLAVFITMTMALMGYIRSSVRLDWHITEIMHDATPWAATPGLTYAVGMVLLNVAIFWFLAVLIFWAGSGRKLALPSKAIEGSGELPETNESLPS; translated from the coding sequence ATGAAAAGGAATTTCCTCGCACCCCCTTTTTTTATCTCTTTTTTTCTTCTCACCCTCTGCCTCTTTCAGCCGGCTTTCGCAGAGGAGCCGGTCCCTTCTGGAGCAATCTCGGGAGAAGTTTCAAAAGACATCTATTACCAAGGGGGAGGGCCCGTCTCCGGTCCCCCTGCGCCCAAGATGTCTTATCCGGAGAGCTACGGTCGGACCGGCGGGATCGACGGCCGATCGCTCCTCTGGTTTTTCATTCAGCAGCACTTCTTTATGGGGAGCTTTATCCTCGGCGTCCCGATGATCGCCTGGATGATCGAGCTCTTCGGCCATCTCCGCCGCCGGGGCCATCGGGAGCAGTCGGAGAAACAGGACAGCCTGGCCCGGGAGATCATGGAGATTGGAATGCCTTTTTATCCGATCACGATCTTCTTCGGGGTCGCCCTTCTGGGTGCCTTTCTCTTTCTCTACAATTCATTTTTCCAGTATATGGCCCAACTCTTTCGGCCGGTCGTCTATCTCTATGCCCTCTGTTTTATTCTGGAGAGTATTCTTCTTTACGGCTACACGCTGACCTGGGAGCGCTGGCGGCGCGGCGATCGGAAGTGGCTTCACCTGAGCATCGGGGCCCTCACCGTCACCAACGGCGTGGTGATCGTCTGCCTGGCCAACGCCTGGATGGCGTTTATGATGTCCCCGGCCGGAATTGATTCCGAAGGACGCTACCTCGGCAGTGTCTGGCGGATCATGCACACCGCTCTCTGGAATCCGCTGAACGTCCATCGGATCTTGGCGAGCATCATGTTCAGCGGGGCGGTGATCGCGGCGTATGCCGCCTACAAGATGCTCACCACGCGCGACCCCGCGCGGCGCGCCCACTTCGATTGGATGGGGCATGTGAACATCATGATCGCCATCGTGAACCTTTTTCTTCTTCCCTTTGCCGGCTACTGGTTCGCCAAGATGATTTTCATTTACCGGCAGCGGATGGGGGTCACGTTGATGGGAGGGCAGATGAGCTGGCCGTTCGTGATTCAGGCGATGCTGATCGGCCTGATTTTCATGACGGTGACCTATTACCTTTGGCAGGGAACTTCCCGGATGAACGGGTCGGAGCGGTATAACTATCTGGTCAAGTATCTGCTGATCATCTTGACCGTCTCGTTCATCATCTGGACGACCCCGCACACCCTTCCGGCGAGCCAGAGCGAGGTAAAACAGATGGGAGGGGCGCAGCACCCGATCGTCGGCTATTACGGGACGATGGCGGCGAAGAACACCGCCATCAATACGATGATCCTCGCCTTCGGCCTTTGCATGATCATCTTCAAAAGATGCAACAAAGAGATCACCGTTGCTTGGAGAAAATGGGGAAACGCCGCCCTGATCGCCCTCTTCGGGGGGGCCGAGTTGATCGTGATCTACCTCGGCGTCTCCGGCTTTTACGTTCCGGCCAACGTCCGGGTCCGGTTTGCCTTTCCGCAGTTTATGGCGGCGATGATCGCGCTGGGAGGGGGGTATCTCCTGAATTGGCTGATGCTCCGGCGGTCCCGGTCGCTCGGCCCCATCCAATGGGGAAAACTTCCGGTCGGCGGAGCCATCGCGCTTTTTTCCCTGGCCGTCTTCATCACCATGACGATGGCGCTGATGGGATACATCCGGTCGTCGGTCCGTCTCGATTGGCACATCACCGAGATCATGCACGACGCCACCCCTTGGGCCGCGACCCCCGGCCTCACCTACGCGGTCGGGATGGTCCTCCTCAACGTGGCGATTTTCTGGTTTCTCGCCGTGTTAATTTTCTGGGCCGGCAGCGGCCGGAAGCTTGCGCTTCCCTCCAAAGCGATCGAAGGCTCGGGCGAGCTCCCCGAGACGAACGAATCGCTGCCGTCGTAA